The window TTGTAATGCCGGGGTTGGTTTCGATATAGAAACACTCCTTTACCGGTATCCATCGTAATTGATACGTATTTAACGCTCCCCGATAAAGGGCAACAAATTCTGTTACCGTCTCTATTTTTTCGACTCGTTTCATAATGACTGCTAAGTTTTTTTTGCTTTCTGAACTATTTTCATGGTTTGCGAGCAGGCCAACTACAAGAAGGATAGCAGAGGCAAATAAAACAACGTTTATAGCACTATTAAGAATGTTCTTAATCAAAGACATGGTCACAACACCTTTCGCACGAGCGACACGACCTACTGCAGTCTGTTGCCCCAAATCGAGCGGCTTCATTATCCAGATGATCGTGCGGAATGCCTGCCATACGTTGCAAAATCTCTTCCCAATACCAATTTATGGCGTATGAAATCCATCCACGTCGATCTCCAAAACATCGCGCCAACTTACAACCAAAAACACAATGCTGTACATACTTTCCCTGTGGGCCAGAATCGGCCACAATATAAGAATGCAACCCGCATATCACAAAAGCCGTCAATAGCGCTGAGGGAAGAAAACGAAAAAAGTGAATTGGGAGAATGGACAAGCCTTTTATGTCAATTTGATTAATAGGATTTCCCCCTACATACGCTAACACATTCGGCCCGTCAATTACCCCCGCGGGATCAGCCATGGTCCAGCGGTTCATATTCGGGCTGTAGTAGCGGAAGGGGAAATAGTAGAGCTTTGCATCCGGATCCCAGGGTTTTCCGGTGAATTCATGGTAGGGGTCTGGACCGGTGACGCTGTAGCGTTGTCC of the Candidatus Hydrogenedentota bacterium genome contains:
- a CDS encoding RHS repeat-associated core domain-containing protein is translated as GQRYSVTGPDPYHEFTGKPWDPDAKLYYFPFRYYSPNMNRWTMADPAGVIDGPNVLAYVGGNPINQIDIKGLSILPIHFFRFLPSALLTAFVICGLHSYIVADSGPQGKYVQHCVFGCKLARCFGDRRGWISYAINWYWEEILQRMAGIPHDHLDNEAARFGATDCSRSCRSCERCCDHVFD